One Bos taurus isolate L1 Dominette 01449 registration number 42190680 breed Hereford chromosome 25, ARS-UCD2.0, whole genome shotgun sequence genomic window carries:
- the POLR2J gene encoding DNA-directed RNA polymerase II subunit RPB11, with product MNAPPAFESFLLFEGEKKITINKDTKVPNACLFTINKEDHTLGNIIKSQLLKDPQVLFAGYKVPHPLEHKIIIRVQTTPDYSPQEAFTNAITDLISELSLLEERFRVAIKDKQEGIE from the exons ATGAACGCCCCTCCCGCCTTCGAGTCGTTCTTGCTCTTCGAGGGCGAGAAGAA GATCACCATTAACAAGGACACCAAAGTACCCAATGCCTGTTTGTTCACCATCAACAAGGAGGACCACACGCTAGGAAACATCATTAAATC GCAGCTCCTAAAGGACCCACAGGTGCTGTTTGCTGGCTACAAAGTCCCGCACCCCTTGGAGCACAAGATCATCATCCGGGTGCAGACCACGCCGGACTACAGCCCCCAGGAGGCCTTCACCAACGCCATCACCGACCTTATCAGCGAGCTGTCCCTGCTGGAAGAGCGCTTCCGG GTGGCCATCAAAGACAAGCAGGAAGGCATCGAGTAG
- the LRWD1 gene encoding leucine-rich repeat and WD repeat-containing protein 1 isoform X1, translating into MAPLSTRLLIQRGRPKSNRLGKIRSLDLSGLNLLSEDLDHTLLGRLKQLQELDLSDNQLETLPADLGLPHLHVLHCANNQLSDVTHLCQFPQLEELSLEGNPFLTVSDSLKVTFLLPELRKFNGKDASTTRSKAESLNRELTTRVATHWKKFMAALSPEEQAQAQADFVKSAVRNVRYGPMSLSEFTQWRVRMISEELVASGGTHARETDMPEGSHKATATQQPRARPVALRRPGDTLLSLSPQKRMCTSLLAPVEGSLVGSDSSQLEPLHFLQCHSKNNSPSDLKTQLWACAFEPAWDEGQAGAASQTVATCGGEAVCVIDCQTGIVLHKYKVPGEEFFSVAWTALTVVTQTGHKKRWNVLAAAGLRGLVRLLHVQAGFCCGLIRGHRKAIATLCFSPTHETHLFTASYDKRIILWDIGTPNQDYEFQARVCEVEFVFSEGSKVSGQRVDGLAFVNEDVVASKGSSLGTICLWSWSQTWQGRGSQPTVAVVVLAWLQWSPTILAYFSLSTCPDKGLVLCGDEQGSVWIYDVRPLLAQRSPPQTAPQAPTQILKWPQPQAMGQTVTKTMVNTVVANPAFTYLTALTDSNIVAIWRRGEP; encoded by the exons ATGGCCCCCCTCTCGACGCGGCTGCTTATCCAACGGGGGCGACCCAAGAGCAACCGGCTGGGGAAGATCCGGAGCTTGGA CCTGTCAGGGCTGAATCTGCTCTCAGAGGACTTGGACCACACGCTCCTGGGTCGCTTGAAGCAGCTGCAAGAGCTGGACCTCTCCGACAACCAACTGGAAACGCTGCCCGCCGACCTGGGCCTGCCCCACCTGCACGTCCTCCACTGTGCCAACAACCAGCTGAGCGACGTCACCCACCTCTGCCAGTTCCCGCAGCTCGAGGAGCTCAGCCTGGAGGGCAACCCCTTCCTGACA GTCAGTGACAGCCTGAAAGTCACCTTCCTCCTGCCCGAGCTCCGTAAGTTCAATGGCAAGGATGCTTCCACCACTCGCTCTAAGGCAGAGAGCCTGAACCGGGAGCTGACCACCAGG GTCGCAACTCACTGGAAGAAGTTCATGGCCGCACTGAGCCCAGAGGAGCAGGCACAGGCCCAGGCAGACTTTGTGAAGTCGGCTGTCAGGAACGTCCGCTACGGGCCCATGTCGCTCAGCGAATTCACCCAGTGGCGG GTGCGGATGATCTCTGAGGAGCTGGTGGCCTCTGGTGGAACCCACGCACGTGAGACAGACATGCCAGAGGGATCCCACAAAGCCACAGCTACCCAGCAGCCCAGG GCCAGGCCGGTGGCCTTGAGGCGGCCAGGTGATACCCTACTCAGCCTCTCTCCCCAGAAGCGGATGTGCACCTCCCTGTTGGCGCCGGTGGAGGGCAGCCTTGTGGGCTCTGACAGCAGCCAG CTGGAGCCCCTGCACTTCCTGCAGTGCCACAGCAAGAACAACAGCCCCAGCGACCTGAAAACCCAGCTCTGGGCCTGCGCCTTCGAGCCAGCCTGGGATGAGG GGCAGGCAGGGGCCGCGTCGCAGACCGTGGCCACGTGTGGTGGGGAGGCCGTGTGTGTGATCGACTGCCAGACGGGCATTGTACTACACAAGTACAAGGTGCCTGGTGAG GAGTTCTTCTCCGTGGCCTGGACCGCCCTGACGGTGGTCACACAGACCGGCCACAAGAAGCGCTGGAACGTGTTGGCGGCCGCGGGCCTGCGTGGGCTGGTCCGGCTGCTGCACGTGCAGGCCGGCTTCTGCTGTGGGCTCATCCGGGGCCACAGGAAGGCCATTGCCACCCTCTGCTTCAGCCCCACCCACGAGACCCACCTCTTCA CGGCCTCCTACGACAAGCGCATCATCCTCTGGGACATCGGGACACCCAACCAGGACTACGAATTCCAGGCCAG GGTGTGTGAAGTCGAGTTCGTCTTCTCCGAGGGCTCCAAGGTATCCGGACAGAGAGTGGATGGGCTGGCGTTCGTGAATGAGGATGTCGTGG CCTCCAAGGGGAGCAGCCTGGGCACCATCTGCCTGTGGAGCTGGAGCCAGACGTGGCAGGGTCGGGGCAGCCAGCCCACAGTGGCTGTGGTAGTCCTGGCTTGGCTGCAGTGGTCGCCCACCATCCTGGCCTACTTCTCCCTCAGCACCTGTCCTG ACAAGGGGCTTGTGCTCTGCGGGGATGAGCAGGGCAGCGTGTGGATCTATGACGTCAGGCCCCTCCTGGCGCAGCGCTCCCCACCACAGACCGCCCCGCAGGCCCCCACGCAG ATCCTTAAGtggccccagccccaggcaatGGGCCAGACGGTGACCAAGACGATGGTGAACACGGTGGTGGCCAACCCCGCCTTTACCTACCTCACTGCGCTGACTGACTCCAACATTGTCGCCATCTGGAGAAGGGGCGAGCCCTGA
- the LRWD1 gene encoding leucine-rich repeat and WD repeat-containing protein 1 — translation MAPLSTRLLIQRGRPKSNRLGKIRSLDLSGLNLLSEDLDHTLLGRLKQLQELDLSDNQLETLPADLGLPHLHVLHCANNQLSDVTHLCQFPQLEELSLEGNPFLTVSDSLKVTFLLPELRKFNGKDASTTRSKAESLNRELTTRVATHWKKFMAALSPEEQAQAQADFVKSAVRNVRYGPMSLSEFTQWRVRMISEELVASGGTHARETDMPEGSHKATATQQPRARPVALRRPGDTLLSLSPQKRMCTSLLAPVEGSLVGSDSSQLEPLHFLQCHSKNNSPSDLKTQLWACAFEPAWDEGQAGAASQTVATCGGEAVCVIDCQTGIVLHKYKVPGEEFFSVAWTALTVVTQTGHKKRWNVLAAAGLRGLVRLLHVQAGFCCGLIRGHRKAIATLCFSPTHETHLFTASYDKRIILWDIGTPNQDYEFQASHLLTLDTTSTPLRLCPVPPCPDAYLLAGCEGGCCCWDVRLDQPQKKRVCEVEFVFSEGSKVSGQRVDGLAFVNEDVVASKGSSLGTICLWSWSQTWQGRGSQPTVAVVVLAWLQWSPTILAYFSLSTCPDKGLVLCGDEQGSVWIYDVRPLLAQRSPPQTAPQAPTQILKWPQPQAMGQTVTKTMVNTVVANPAFTYLTALTDSNIVAIWRRGEP, via the exons ATGGCCCCCCTCTCGACGCGGCTGCTTATCCAACGGGGGCGACCCAAGAGCAACCGGCTGGGGAAGATCCGGAGCTTGGA CCTGTCAGGGCTGAATCTGCTCTCAGAGGACTTGGACCACACGCTCCTGGGTCGCTTGAAGCAGCTGCAAGAGCTGGACCTCTCCGACAACCAACTGGAAACGCTGCCCGCCGACCTGGGCCTGCCCCACCTGCACGTCCTCCACTGTGCCAACAACCAGCTGAGCGACGTCACCCACCTCTGCCAGTTCCCGCAGCTCGAGGAGCTCAGCCTGGAGGGCAACCCCTTCCTGACA GTCAGTGACAGCCTGAAAGTCACCTTCCTCCTGCCCGAGCTCCGTAAGTTCAATGGCAAGGATGCTTCCACCACTCGCTCTAAGGCAGAGAGCCTGAACCGGGAGCTGACCACCAGG GTCGCAACTCACTGGAAGAAGTTCATGGCCGCACTGAGCCCAGAGGAGCAGGCACAGGCCCAGGCAGACTTTGTGAAGTCGGCTGTCAGGAACGTCCGCTACGGGCCCATGTCGCTCAGCGAATTCACCCAGTGGCGG GTGCGGATGATCTCTGAGGAGCTGGTGGCCTCTGGTGGAACCCACGCACGTGAGACAGACATGCCAGAGGGATCCCACAAAGCCACAGCTACCCAGCAGCCCAGG GCCAGGCCGGTGGCCTTGAGGCGGCCAGGTGATACCCTACTCAGCCTCTCTCCCCAGAAGCGGATGTGCACCTCCCTGTTGGCGCCGGTGGAGGGCAGCCTTGTGGGCTCTGACAGCAGCCAG CTGGAGCCCCTGCACTTCCTGCAGTGCCACAGCAAGAACAACAGCCCCAGCGACCTGAAAACCCAGCTCTGGGCCTGCGCCTTCGAGCCAGCCTGGGATGAGG GGCAGGCAGGGGCCGCGTCGCAGACCGTGGCCACGTGTGGTGGGGAGGCCGTGTGTGTGATCGACTGCCAGACGGGCATTGTACTACACAAGTACAAGGTGCCTGGTGAG GAGTTCTTCTCCGTGGCCTGGACCGCCCTGACGGTGGTCACACAGACCGGCCACAAGAAGCGCTGGAACGTGTTGGCGGCCGCGGGCCTGCGTGGGCTGGTCCGGCTGCTGCACGTGCAGGCCGGCTTCTGCTGTGGGCTCATCCGGGGCCACAGGAAGGCCATTGCCACCCTCTGCTTCAGCCCCACCCACGAGACCCACCTCTTCA CGGCCTCCTACGACAAGCGCATCATCCTCTGGGACATCGGGACACCCAACCAGGACTACGAATTCCAGGCCAG CCACCTGCTCACACTGGATACCACCTCCACCCCCCTGCGCCTCTGCCCTGTTCCCCCCTGCCCGGACGCCTACCTGCTGGCCGGCTGTGagggcggctgctgctgctgggacGTGCGGCTGGACCAGCCCCAGAAGAAGAG GGTGTGTGAAGTCGAGTTCGTCTTCTCCGAGGGCTCCAAGGTATCCGGACAGAGAGTGGATGGGCTGGCGTTCGTGAATGAGGATGTCGTGG CCTCCAAGGGGAGCAGCCTGGGCACCATCTGCCTGTGGAGCTGGAGCCAGACGTGGCAGGGTCGGGGCAGCCAGCCCACAGTGGCTGTGGTAGTCCTGGCTTGGCTGCAGTGGTCGCCCACCATCCTGGCCTACTTCTCCCTCAGCACCTGTCCTG ACAAGGGGCTTGTGCTCTGCGGGGATGAGCAGGGCAGCGTGTGGATCTATGACGTCAGGCCCCTCCTGGCGCAGCGCTCCCCACCACAGACCGCCCCGCAGGCCCCCACGCAG ATCCTTAAGtggccccagccccaggcaatGGGCCAGACGGTGACCAAGACGATGGTGAACACGGTGGTGGCCAACCCCGCCTTTACCTACCTCACTGCGCTGACTGACTCCAACATTGTCGCCATCTGGAGAAGGGGCGAGCCCTGA
- the LRWD1 gene encoding leucine-rich repeat and WD repeat-containing protein 1 isoform X2, with product MAALSPEEQAQAQADFVKSAVRNVRYGPMSLSEFTQWRVRMISEELVASGGTHARETDMPEGSHKATATQQPRARPVALRRPGDTLLSLSPQKRMCTSLLAPVEGSLVGSDSSQLEPLHFLQCHSKNNSPSDLKTQLWACAFEPAWDEGQAGAASQTVATCGGEAVCVIDCQTGIVLHKYKVPGEEFFSVAWTALTVVTQTGHKKRWNVLAAAGLRGLVRLLHVQAGFCCGLIRGHRKAIATLCFSPTHETHLFTASYDKRIILWDIGTPNQDYEFQASHLLTLDTTSTPLRLCPVPPCPDAYLLAGCEGGCCCWDVRLDQPQKKRVCEVEFVFSEGSKVSGQRVDGLAFVNEDVVASKGSSLGTICLWSWSQTWQGRGSQPTVAVVVLAWLQWSPTILAYFSLSTCPDKGLVLCGDEQGSVWIYDVRPLLAQRSPPQTAPQAPTQILKWPQPQAMGQTVTKTMVNTVVANPAFTYLTALTDSNIVAIWRRGEP from the exons ATGGCCGCACTGAGCCCAGAGGAGCAGGCACAGGCCCAGGCAGACTTTGTGAAGTCGGCTGTCAGGAACGTCCGCTACGGGCCCATGTCGCTCAGCGAATTCACCCAGTGGCGG GTGCGGATGATCTCTGAGGAGCTGGTGGCCTCTGGTGGAACCCACGCACGTGAGACAGACATGCCAGAGGGATCCCACAAAGCCACAGCTACCCAGCAGCCCAGG GCCAGGCCGGTGGCCTTGAGGCGGCCAGGTGATACCCTACTCAGCCTCTCTCCCCAGAAGCGGATGTGCACCTCCCTGTTGGCGCCGGTGGAGGGCAGCCTTGTGGGCTCTGACAGCAGCCAG CTGGAGCCCCTGCACTTCCTGCAGTGCCACAGCAAGAACAACAGCCCCAGCGACCTGAAAACCCAGCTCTGGGCCTGCGCCTTCGAGCCAGCCTGGGATGAGG GGCAGGCAGGGGCCGCGTCGCAGACCGTGGCCACGTGTGGTGGGGAGGCCGTGTGTGTGATCGACTGCCAGACGGGCATTGTACTACACAAGTACAAGGTGCCTGGTGAG GAGTTCTTCTCCGTGGCCTGGACCGCCCTGACGGTGGTCACACAGACCGGCCACAAGAAGCGCTGGAACGTGTTGGCGGCCGCGGGCCTGCGTGGGCTGGTCCGGCTGCTGCACGTGCAGGCCGGCTTCTGCTGTGGGCTCATCCGGGGCCACAGGAAGGCCATTGCCACCCTCTGCTTCAGCCCCACCCACGAGACCCACCTCTTCA CGGCCTCCTACGACAAGCGCATCATCCTCTGGGACATCGGGACACCCAACCAGGACTACGAATTCCAGGCCAG CCACCTGCTCACACTGGATACCACCTCCACCCCCCTGCGCCTCTGCCCTGTTCCCCCCTGCCCGGACGCCTACCTGCTGGCCGGCTGTGagggcggctgctgctgctgggacGTGCGGCTGGACCAGCCCCAGAAGAAGAG GGTGTGTGAAGTCGAGTTCGTCTTCTCCGAGGGCTCCAAGGTATCCGGACAGAGAGTGGATGGGCTGGCGTTCGTGAATGAGGATGTCGTGG CCTCCAAGGGGAGCAGCCTGGGCACCATCTGCCTGTGGAGCTGGAGCCAGACGTGGCAGGGTCGGGGCAGCCAGCCCACAGTGGCTGTGGTAGTCCTGGCTTGGCTGCAGTGGTCGCCCACCATCCTGGCCTACTTCTCCCTCAGCACCTGTCCTG ACAAGGGGCTTGTGCTCTGCGGGGATGAGCAGGGCAGCGTGTGGATCTATGACGTCAGGCCCCTCCTGGCGCAGCGCTCCCCACCACAGACCGCCCCGCAGGCCCCCACGCAG ATCCTTAAGtggccccagccccaggcaatGGGCCAGACGGTGACCAAGACGATGGTGAACACGGTGGTGGCCAACCCCGCCTTTACCTACCTCACTGCGCTGACTGACTCCAACATTGTCGCCATCTGGAGAAGGGGCGAGCCCTGA
- the ALKBH4 gene encoding alpha-ketoglutarate-dependent dioxygenase alkB homolog 4 (The RefSeq protein has 2 substitutions compared to this genomic sequence) codes for MAAAAVAPPEVLRECGCKGIRTCLICERQRGGDPPWQHPSQKTHRFIYYPDTGWAVGAEESDFEGWAFPFPGVTLIEDFVTPEEEAEMVQLMDRDPWKLSQSGRRKQDYGPKVNFRKQKLKRAGFRGLPSFSREVVRRMGLYPILEDFRPVEQCNLDYSPERGSAIDPHLDDAWLWGERLVSLNLLSPTVLSMSREAPGSLLLCLAPSGFPEALADSAMASSRSVPCQEVEVAVPLPRRSLVVLRGGARHQWKHAIHRRHIGARRVGVTFRELSAEFGPGGKQQELGRELLQMALSFQGRPTT; via the exons ATGGCGGCCGCGGCGGTGGCGCCTCCCGAGGTCCTTCGGGAATGCGGTTGCAAGGGCATCAGGACCTGTCTGATCTGCGAGCGGCAGCGCGGAGGTGACCCGCCCTGGCAGCACCCCTCGCAg AGAACACACCGGTTCATTTACTACCCCGACACTGGCTGGGCCGTGGGGGCCGAGGAGTCTGACTTTGAAGGCTGGGCCTTCCCCTTCCCGGGCGTGACCCTGATCGAGGACTTCGTGACCCCAGAGGAAGAAGCCGAGATGGTGCAGCTGATGGACCGCGACCCCTGGAAGCTCTCACAGTCTGGGCGGAGGAAGCAG GACTACGGCCCCAAAGTCAACTTCCGGAAACAGAAGCTAAAGAGGGCCGGCTTCCGAGGCCTCCCCAGCTTCAGCCGAGAGGTGGTGCGGCGGATGGGCCTGTACCCCATCCTGGAGGACTTCCGGCCCGTGGAGCAGTGCAACCTGGACTACTCCCCGGAGCGCGGCTCGGCCATCGACCCGCACCTGGACGACGCCTGGCTGTGGGGGGAGCGGCTGGTGAGCCTCAACCTGCTGTCCCCCACCGTGCTGTCCATGTCACGGGAGGCGCCCGGCAGCCTGCTGCTCTGCCTGGCCCCATCCGGCTTCCCGGAGGCCCTGGCGGACAGCGCGATGGCCCCCAGCCGGTCCGTCCCGTGCCAGGAGGTGGAGGTGGCGGTCCCCTTGCCCCGCCGCTCCCTGGTGGTGCTCAGGGGAGGCGCACGGCACCAGTGGAAGCACGCCATCCACCGGCGGCACATCGGGGCCCGGCGCGTGGGCGTCACCTTCCGGGAGCTGTCGGCTGAGTTCGGCCCCGGAGGGAAGCAGCAGGAACTGGGGCGGGAACTCCTGCAAATGGCGCTCTCCTTTCAGGGGAGACCCACCACGTGA
- the ORAI2 gene encoding protein orai-2: MSTELNVPVDPSAPACSEPGHKGMDYRDWVRRSYLELVTSNHHSVQALSWRKLYLSRAKLKASSRTSALLSGFAMVAMVEVQLETQYQYPRPLLIAFSACTTVLVAVHLFALLISTCILPNVEAVSNIHNLNSISESPHERMHPYIELAWGFSTVLGILLFLAEVVLLCWIKFLPVDARHQPGPPPGPGGHTGWQAALVSTIIMVPVGLIFVVFTIHFYRSLVRHKTERHNREIEELHKLKVQLDGHERSLQVV; the protein is encoded by the exons ATGAGCACTGAGCTCAACGTGCCCGTGGACCCCTCTGCTCCTGCCTGCTCGGAACCCGGCCACAAGGGCATGGATTACCGGGACTGGGTTCGCCGCAGCTACCTGGAACTGGTCACCTCCAACCACCACTCCGTGCAGGCGCTCTCCTGGAGGAAGCTCTACCTGAGCAGGGCCAAGCTGAAGGCCTCCAGCAGGACATCCGCCCTCCTCTCAGGCTTTGCCATG GTGGCCATGGTGGAGGTGCAGCTGGAGACGCAATACCAGTACCCGCGGCCGCTGCTCATCGCCTTCAGCGCCTGCACCACGGTGCTGGTGGCCGTGCACCTGTTCGCCCTGCTCATTAGCACGTGCATCCTGCCCAACGTGGAGGCCGTGAGCAACATCCACAACCTCAACTCCATCAGCGAGTCCCCGCACGAGCGCATGCACCCCTACATCGAGCTGGCCTGGGGCTTCTCCACCGTGCTGGGCATCCTGCTCTTCCTGGCCGAGGTGGTGCTGCTCTGCTGGATCAAGTTCCTGCCCGTGGACGCACGCCACCAGCCGGGCCCCCCGCCCGGCCCCGGCGGCCACACCGGCTGGCAGGCCGCCCTGGTGTCCACCATCATCATGGTGCCCGTGGGCCTCATCTTCGTGGTCTTCACCATCCACTTCTACCGCTCGCTGGTGCGCCATAAGACCGAGCGGCACAACCGCGAGATCGAGGAGCTGCACAAGCTCAAGGTGCAGCTGGACGGGCACGAGCGCAGCCTGCAGGTGGTGTGA
- the LOC104970450 gene encoding basic salivary proline-rich protein 1, with amino-acid sequence MANATQKRLFLTLSVTRTREGPAPLLPWVSLEEPACNPVPSPQHPLAAGGPACGPHLSTPGNLPVIPAAPHPARGSRGFGVPTSQSFRRPAQEEAGVSGGNSGRSHPPPGRRSRRPRPTPAVSTHRSLLCPPGLTPARARGWRLWRGPVARPGRRARPPPSFRPSRGVPRAPPPPADPPPRRPAAAAARATARLSRDRPRGRRGPRDAAGQEGRGAQPPYPGSPGVPAVLAPLPPGHENPKGAHHSWLLGASRVAVSRDPRRGGDESRKPGHPSLSLPSDGMGKLRFLCPWVWPASPGKGEP; translated from the coding sequence ATGGCGAATGCCACGCAGAAACGGCTGTTTCTGACTCTTTCTGTCACCCGCACACGGGAGGGCCcagctcccctcctcccctgggTCTCCCTGGAGGAACCCGCCTGCAACCCTGTTCCTTCGCCTCAGCACCCCCTAGCAGCCGGGGGACCCGCATGCGGCCCGCATCTCTCCACGCCTGGCAACCTCCCAGTCATCCCGGCGGCTCCGCACCCCGCCCGGGGATCCCGCGGGTTTGGGGTCCCAACCTCACAGTCGTTCCGTAGGCCTGCCCAGGAGGAAGCTGGGGTCTCCGGGGGCAATTCCGGTCGCTCTCACCCCCCGCCGGGGCGGAGATCCCGCCGCCCTCGCCCGACGCCCGCAGTGAGCACTCACCGATCTTTGCTCTGCCCTCCCGGCCTGACTCCGGCTCGGGCGCGCGGCTGGCGGCTCTGGCGTGGCCCGGTGGCCCGGCCGGGGCGCCGAGCGcggccccctccctccttccgCCCGTCTCGCGGGGTCCcccgggccccgcccccgccggctGACCCGCCCCCCCGCCGCCCAGCCGCAGCCGCTGCCAGGGCAACGGCGCGGCTGTCACGTGACCGGCCGCGGGGGCGCCGTGGGCCACGTGATGCTGCGGGCCAGGAGGGGCGGGGCGCACAGCCCCCCTACCCGGGGTCCCCCGGGGTCCCTGCAGTGCTGGCGCCGCTCCCGCCGGGACATGAAAACCCGAAGGGTGCTCATCATTCCTGGTTACTGGGCGCGTCGCGGGTGGCCGTGAGCAGGGATCCGCGCCGCGGTGGTGATGAGAGCCGGAAGCCTGGGCATCCCTCGCTCTCCCTCCCCAGCGACGGAATGGGGAAGCTGCGCTTTCTCTGCCCCTGGGTCTGGCCCGCAAGTCCAGGGAAGGGTGAGCCCTAG